Proteins encoded by one window of Sinorhizobium arboris LMG 14919:
- a CDS encoding TAXI family TRAP transporter solute-binding subunit, which produces MKRAALAAIASTSIAFSAASAGAAEFINVLTGGTSGVYYPLGVALSKIYGDKIEGVRTQVQATKASVENLNLLQQGRGEIAFSLGDSVKLAWEGNADAGFKAPLDKLRGIAAIYPNYIQIMASKESGIKTVADLKGKSLSVGAPKSGTELNARAILDAAGMSYDDLGKTEYLPFAESVELMKNRQLDATLQSAGLGVSSFKDLATSLDVQMVAVPEEIATKLGAPYIAATVPAGTYQGQDTDVQTVAVVNFLVTHSEISDETAYQMTKQLFENLPALTAAHKAAENIRIEDALKGMPIPLHPGAERYYKEKGLL; this is translated from the coding sequence TTGAAACGCGCCGCCCTCGCGGCGATCGCAAGCACGTCCATCGCCTTTTCTGCCGCATCGGCAGGCGCAGCCGAGTTCATCAACGTCCTGACTGGCGGCACTTCCGGGGTATACTACCCGCTCGGCGTCGCACTTTCGAAGATCTATGGCGACAAGATCGAAGGCGTCCGTACGCAGGTGCAGGCGACGAAGGCTTCGGTCGAGAATCTCAATCTCCTGCAACAGGGGCGTGGCGAGATCGCCTTCTCCCTCGGCGATTCCGTGAAGCTTGCCTGGGAGGGCAACGCGGATGCCGGTTTCAAGGCACCTCTCGACAAGCTGCGCGGCATCGCCGCGATCTACCCGAACTACATCCAGATCATGGCGTCGAAGGAGTCGGGCATCAAGACCGTCGCAGACCTCAAGGGTAAGAGCCTTTCCGTGGGCGCTCCGAAGTCGGGCACGGAATTGAATGCGCGGGCGATTCTGGACGCCGCCGGTATGAGCTATGACGACCTCGGCAAGACCGAGTACCTGCCCTTTGCCGAATCCGTAGAGCTGATGAAGAACCGCCAGCTCGATGCGACCCTGCAATCGGCCGGCCTCGGCGTCTCCTCGTTCAAGGATCTGGCGACCTCGCTCGACGTGCAGATGGTCGCAGTCCCCGAAGAGATAGCCACCAAGCTCGGCGCGCCCTATATCGCCGCGACTGTCCCGGCCGGCACCTATCAGGGTCAGGACACCGACGTGCAAACGGTCGCTGTCGTCAACTTCCTCGTCACTCATTCGGAGATTTCCGATGAAACCGCCTATCAGATGACGAAGCAGCTCTTCGAGAACCTCCCCGCGCTGACTGCAGCCCACAAGGCAGCCGAGAATATCCGCATCGAGGACGCGCTGAAGGGTATGCCCATTCCGCTTCATCCGGGGGCTGAGCGCTACTACAAGGAAAAAGGCCTGCTCTGA